From a region of the Daphnia magna isolate NIES linkage group LG1, ASM2063170v1.1, whole genome shotgun sequence genome:
- the LOC116927157 gene encoding uncharacterized protein LOC116927157 isoform X4, with translation MGSGISLCCRSNRTPLVESTRSKSCKPSSLSIMDAGTGYTDQPNEDGEITDDFEKELQQLNDETLRAEDMSPPPTLDDSMSDNDTSVTKIAAIVTSKARESPQNAISTPISRTNSDGAMEIPNSPENTEEAIDAFANETFQENALDSNVDALPDSVTEVFDDGQPEVAQSTPEEHVEEHPAEGTPTTPTEETTDDPQMPADSNCTEETEHLEPQELVVEEEATENELQENIEDDKPQEIVENELETDGTENDLLHEKAEEDEQTSAEMVDVVDSSLLQVGEEMAVSLNDELLNSPPLEDTDEKEIIADGIENSEIVTNHIEESESAAIEPTNLVENIDTPDAANLPIDADSLEETVQLEPSEIVVEGETGEVELQEYIDEDKPQEIEGNESETTDGVEIDQSNENAEENEQTPADVVDIVDPSMAQEEGETTVNEEVLNSFSLQDCSEEREAGAENVESQEILANQLDEESDNAADTSTDLPEHSNDEQQHESGHVPEMNIRLPRSTDFIDMEQDFPVQMDENNHLDIEDIGSSSVVNLEDELSVAQEHYQEATQIENSDLGEQIQEENEAIEVGENLGGNDNFIEENENEKLDESEVFAISDVVDEQSSQLENIEEILPEVDSEDVPNDNDLHQDASFTEEQSLLSPANENSPFEVENTEQNICEASDDIVLADENADPDNMPEQDDELNAENVTDSESVIKEEPEAETNETTSHVICADTQEDGNLQSELDNEKPSPDLKENGFSDEDLNELLGEGDKEVSNDDEEEIWSKLQKDLQLEEEEQRNLAAIKIQSTFRGYQSRKEFNEMLQNKNETEDETDLVTDTVENVPEDETDLVTDTVENVPEDQPSIHSPEEESLENNDDDKELTGALASVTESIATIALIMTDTPQHDPPLFSIGEEHNDDEPDGNFGSENVVDTIDEFLSNQREVNDVTEEPMSNGEEIRDIQLIESYVITSSVADNSASPESQEAIINLENSQENGSVSVKDNDDSAKETGDPETEAVASDPGVVFELYVESHETTNDGLLESYCPQREDPPRDVKCIKVNQINSDAAELLDKITPRNTNGSIHQNQLDPCLLERENLAATKIQAGYRGHQDRKRVQYLKHHKIENVSSTGIDIDKQEELENAAATKIQAGFRGHQDRKRIHNAKCLAAGTGGTVDLQTNFNIVHEEYQFNHEESIQQIKPDPCLIELQNEAATKIQAGFRGHRDRKRIKDLKGPIVDHNVNGKNNSSFPQENLVSDDEEYFDETGTSPSTMDLQNAAATKIQAGFRGQQDRKRVKHMQHRIAEKDVVESDTLQCMDTNYAPERSNEEQSNKNLCLMERENAAATTIQASFRGHQARKRVNNLQRPFTGNDGIENGSSQSTDTIYEPDQSNVEQSRQNLCLKELENAAATKIQASFRGYQDRKNTKHLKKPAKTKDLINNRETNFVDEDCLFDGDEFIQNSKGNPLEKENIAATKIQAGFRGHQDRKRVKHLKDSIIKSEIIHSGSANYDDEEASLLDYDQSAEAIQFELENSAATKIQAGFREHQDRKRVKNLHNRITENDRAEWMDGLSDPEQLNAEQSHQNQCLNELENAAATKIQAGFRGYQDRKNIKHLKQEATSKDFVNKKETNFVEENSLPFDQDEFIQYGERNPLDKENIAATKIQAGFRGHQDRKRVKCLKDSIIKSETIDSDGASYTEDASILDYDPSAEAIQFELENSAATKIQAGFRGHQDRKRVKHLQHHSSENDVDSGRRAEFVDAMSDPDQSNADQSHPNLCLNELENAAATKIQAGFRGYQGRKNLKKEAKTNDLINIKETNFIEDVNGIQDGEQNSLDKENFAATKIQAGFRGHQDRKRVKYLKDSRTRSEIIDSDSACCNEEASLLDYDQSTEAIQVEQQNAAATKIQAGFRGHQDRKRVKNLKISTDLGE, from the exons ATGGGGAGTGGTATATCTCTGTGTTGCAGAT ctAACCGGACCCCGCTCGTAGAATCAACCAGAAGTAAATCATGTAAACCAAGTTCATTAAGCATTATGGATGCAGGGACTGGCTACACAGATCAGCCGAATGAAGATGGTGAAATAACTGACGATTTCGAAAAAGAACTGCAACAGCTAAACGATGAGACACTTAGAGCGGAGGACATGTCCCCTCCACCAACCTTGGACGACTCGATGTCTGATAATGACACTTCGGTAACGAAGATTGCGGCCATTGTAACCTCGAAGGCGCGAGAATCACCACAAAACGCAATCTCTACGCCCATAAGCCGGACGAACAGCGATGGAGCAATGGAAATCCCTAATAGTCCGGAAAATACTGAAGAAGCCATCGATGCGTTTGCTAATGAAACATTTCAAGAAAATGCCCTTGATTCGAATGTAGATGCATTGCCGGATTCCGTTACGGAA GTATTTGATGATGGACAACCTGAAGTGGCACAGTCCACCCCTGAAGAGCATGTAGAAGAACACCCCGCAGAAGGGACCCCGACCACCCCAACAGAAGAGACCACTGATGACCCACAAATGCCAGCGGATTCCAATTGCACCGAAGAAACTGAGCATCTTGAACCACAGGAGTTGGTCGTCGAGGAAGAAGCTacagaaaatgaattgcaagAAAATATCGAAGACGACAAACCACAAGAAATCGTCGAAAATGAATTAGAAACCGATGGAACTGAGAATGATCTGTTACATGAAAAAGCAGAGGAAGACGAACAAACATCTGCTGAAATGGTGGACGTTGTTGATTCGTCCCTACTCCAAGTAGGAGAGGAAATGGCAGTAAGTCTAAACGATGAACTTTTGAATTCACCCCCATTGGAAGATACAGATGAAAAAGAGATTATAGCTGATGGCATAGAAAATTCAGAGATTGTGACGAATCACATCGAAGAATCAGAAAGTGCAGCAATTGAACCTACAAATTTGGTAGAAAACATTGACACACCGGATGCCGCCAATTTACCAATAGATGCGGATAGTCTGGAAGAAACCGTTCAACTTGAACCAAGTGAGATAGTTGTAGAGGGTGAAACTGGAGAAGTTGAACTGCAAGAGTATATCGATGAAGACAAACCTCAGGAAATTGAAGGGAATGAATCAGAGACGACCGATGGAGTTGAGATAGATCAATCAAATGAAAACGCAGAGGAAAACGAACAAACACCTGCCGATGTAGTGGACATCGTCGATCCGTCAATGGCCCAAGAAGAAGGGGAAACAACAGTTAACGAGGAAGTTCTGAATTCGTTTTCGTTGCAAGATTGTTCCGAAGAAAGAGAAGCGGGAGCTGAAAACGTCGAAAGTCAAGAGATTCTCGCAAATCAGCTTGACGAAGAATCAGATAATGCAGCAGACACATCAACAGATTTGCCAGAACACAGCAATGACGAACAGCAGCATGAGAGCGGCCATGTCCCTGAAATGAATATTCGCTTACCTCGTTCAACGGATTTTATTGATATGGAACAAGATTTCCCTGTTCAAATGGATGAAAATAATCATCTAGATATAGAAGATATCGGATCAAGTAGCGTCGTCAACCTAGAAGATGAGCTATCTGTTGCACAAGAGCATTACCAGGAGGCTACGCAGATCGAAAATTCAGATCTTGGAGAACAGattcaagaagaaaacgaGGCGATTGAAGTTGGTGAAAACCTGGGGGGCAATGACAATtttattgaagaaaatgaaaacgaaaaacttGATGAATCGGAGGTTTTTGCCATTTCTGATGTCGTTGATGAACAGTCTAGTCAACTCGAGAATATTGAAGAGATTCTGCCTGAAGTTGATAGTGAAGATGTGCCAAACGATAATGATCTTCATCAGGATGCGTCATTCACAGAAGAGCAATCATTACTAAGCCCCGCAAACGAAAATAGCCCTTTTGAAGTAGAAAATACAGAACAAAACATTTGTGAAGCTTCAGACGACATCGTGTTGGCTGACGAAAACGCCGATCCAGATAATATGCCTGAGCAAGATGATGAGCTAAATGCGGAAAATGTAACGGACAGTGAATCGGTGATAAAAGAGGAACCTGAAGCTGAGACAAATGAAACGACAAGTCACGTAATCTGTGCTGATACGCAAGAAGACGGCAATTTGCAAAGTGAATTGGACAATGAAAAACCTAGTCCTGATTTAAAGGAAAATGGTTTTTCAGACGAAGATCTTAATGAGCTTTTGGGTGAGGGTGACAAAGAAGTGTCAAACGATGACGAGGAAGAGATATGGAGTAAGTTACAGAAAGACCTCCagttggaagaagaagaacagcgAAACCTAGCAGCAATAAAAATCCAGTCAACATTTCGGGGATACCAGAGCCGTAAAGAATTTAATGAAAtgttacaaaataaaaatgagacTGAAGACGAAACAGATCTTGTCACCGATACTGTCGAAAATGTTCCTGAAGACGAAACAGATCTTGTCACCGATACTGTCGAAAATGTTCCTGAAGATCAGCCATCAATTCATTCACCAGAAGAAGAATCGTTAGAAAATAATGATGACGACAAAGAGTTAACGGGAGCTTTGGCAAGCGTAACAGAAAGTATTGCTACAATTGCTTTGATTATGACTGACACTCCTCAGCACGACCCTCCATTATTTTCTATAGGTGAAGAACATAACGATGACGAACCAGATGGCAACTTTGGAAGCGAGAATGTCGTAGATACGATTGACGAATTTCTTTCTAATCAGAGAGAAGTAAATGACGTTACTGAAGAACCAATGTCAAATGGAGAAGAAATTCGTGATATTCAGCTCATTGAATCCTACGTGATTACATCATCAGTAGCAGATAATTCTGCTAGTCCAGAATCCCAAGAAGCCATAATAAATTTAGAAAACAGCCAAGAAAATGGATCAGTTTCGGTGAAGGATAACGATGATAGCGCCAAGGAAACAGGCGATCCAGAAACTGAAGCCGTAGCTTCGGATCCTGGTGTTGTTTTCGAGCTTTATGTGGAATCACACGAAACAACGAACGATGGCTTGTTGGAATCGTATTGCCCACAGAGAGAAGATCCGCCAAGAGACGTGAAATGTATCAAAGTTAACCAAATCAACAGCGATGCAGCTGAACTTCTGGATAAAATAACGCCCCGTAACACCAACGGATCTATTCATCAAAATCAATTAGATCCTTGTCTGCTTGAAAGGGAGAATCTTGCAGCTACTAAAATTCAAGCAGGTTACCGTGGACATCAAGATCGTAAAAGAGTTCAGTATTTAAAGCATCACAAGATTGAAAATGTTTCCTCAACAGGAATTGACATAGACAAACAAGAAg aACTTGAGAATGCTGCTGCCACTAAAATCCAGGCCGGTTTCCGCGGACATCAAGATCGAAAACGAATCCACAATGCAAAATGTCTCGCTGCTGGGACTGGTGGAACTGTAGATCTGCAGACGAATTTTAACATTGTACACGAAGAATACCAGTTCAATCATGAAGAGTCTATTCAACAAATTAAACCAGATCCATGTTTAATAGAACTACAGAATGAGGCCGCAACGAAAATCCAGGCCGGCTTTCGAGGACATCGAGATCGAAAGCGGATAAAAGACTTAAAAGGTCCTATTGTTGATCATAATGTGAACGGGAAAAACAACAGCAGCTTTCCCCAAGAAAATCTCGTATCCGATGATGAGGAATATTTCGATGAAACGGGAACAAGCCCAAGTACGATGGATTTACAAAATGCTGCAGCAACTAAAATCCAAGCTGGATTTCGGGGACAACAAGACCGAAAACGAGTTAAGCATATGCAACATCGTATCGCGGAAAAGGATGTCGTCGAAAGTGACACGCTGCAGTGTATGGATACCAATTATGCCCCTGAACGATCGAATGAGGAGCAAAGTAACAAAAACCTATGCTTGATGGAAAGAGAAAACGCTGCAGCTACAACAATTCAAGCCAGTTTTCGAGGTCACCAAGCTCGAAAACGAGTAAACAATTTGCAGCGTCCCTTTACTGGAAACGATGGTATCGAAAATGGTAGTTCGCAGTCTACGGATACTATTTATGAGCCTGACCAATCGAATGTTGAACAAAGTCGCCAAAATCTATGCTTGAAAGAACTGGAAAATGCTGCAGCGACAAAAATTCAAGCCAGTTTTCGTGGATATCAAGAccgaaaaaacacaaaacatttaaaaaagccTGCCAAAACCAAGGATTTAATAAACAATAGGGAAACAAATTTTGTCGATGAAGATTGCTTGTTTGATGGCGACGAATTCATTCAAAACAGTAAAGGGAACCCacttgaaaaggaaaacattgCGGCGACTAAAATACAAGCTGGATTTCGAGGTCATCAAGATAGAAAACGagtaaaacatttgaaagatTCCATTATTAAAAGCGAAATCATTCATAGCGGTAGCGCTAATTATGACGATGAAGAAGCTTCACTTTTGGATTACGATCAATCCGCAGAAGCAATTCAGTTTGAACTAGAAAACAGTGCAGCCACGAAAATTCAAGCCGGTTTCCGAGAACATCAAGATCGAAAACGAgtaaaaaatttgcataatcGTATTACTGAAAATGATAGGGCGGAATGGATGGATGGCCTTTCTGACCCTGAACAGTTAAACGCCGAACAAAGTCATCAAAATCAATGTTTAAATGAACTGGAAAACGCTGCAGCAACTAAAATTCAAGCCGGTTTTCGTGGATACCAAGATcgcaaaaacataaaacatttaaaacaagAGGCCACTTCAAAAGATTTTGTCAACAAAAAGGAAACTAACTTTGTCGAAGAAAATAGCTTGCCGTTTGATCAAGATGAATTCATTCAGTATGGTGAACGAAACCCACTTGATAAAGAAAACATTGCGGCGACTAAAATACAAGCTGGATTTCGGGGACACCAAGACAGAAAACGGGTAAAATGTTTAAAAGACTCCATTATTAAAAGCGAAACCATTGACAGCGACGGCGCCAGTTACACCGAAGACGCTTCGATCTTGGATTACGATCCGTCCGCAGAGGCGATTCAGTTTGAACTAGAAAACAGTGCAGCCACAAAAATTCAAGCCGGTTTTCGTGGACACCAAGATCGGAAACGAGTAAAACATTTGCAACATCACTCTTCTGAAAATGATGTCGACAGCGGTAGGAGGGCGGAATTTGTGGATGCCATGTCTGATCCTGACCAGTCAAACGCTGACCAAAGTCACCCAAATCTATGCTTAAATGAGCTCGAAAATGCAGCAGCAACTAAAATTCAAGCCGGTTTTCGTGGATATCAAGGTcgaaaaaatctaaaaaaagagGCCAAAACAAACGATTTAATCAACATAAAGGAAACAAACTTTATCGAGGATGTCAATGGTATTCAAGATGGTGAACAAAACTCACttgacaaagaaaattttgcaGCAACCAAAATACAAGCTGGATTTCGGGGACACCAAGACAGAAAACGGgtgaaatatttaaaagacTCCAGAACTAGAAGCGAAATTATCGATAGTGACAGCGCTTGTTGCAACGAAGAAGCTTCGCTTTTGGATTATGATCAATCAACAGAAGCAATTCAAGTTGAACAGCAAAACGCTGCAGCAACAAAAATACAAGCTGGATTTCGTGGACATCAAGATCGAAAACgagtaaaaaatttaaaaatttctacTGATTTAGGTGAATAA